One Nodosilinea sp. FACHB-141 DNA segment encodes these proteins:
- a CDS encoding cytochrome P450 produces the protein MQNSELFRNPFAWYAEMRRDRPVFYDPAHQSWMVFRYADVKQVFSDWKTFSSKIPQPPEQTDLTESLNFTDPPKHRALRSLVAQVFTARRVESLAPRIKQITHELLDGVQHQGEMDFMHDLAIPLPVIVIAEILGVPVSDRGDFKRWSDGIVVYDKAALTAMADYFRHLLAERRKNPSQDLISDLIAAHEAGETLSAQELVDFCIVLLVGGNETTTNLLGNAMLCFNDYPEAFTQLKQDPQLLPLAIEEVLRYRSPVQAMARFTQVETQLQGQTIPAGEMVTVWMGAANRDEARFEHADAFVVDRDPNPHLAFGNGIHFCLGAPLARLEAKIVLSAVLERLPNLRIVPNRELEFIPSVEVHGVKSLPVLF, from the coding sequence GTGCAAAATTCTGAACTTTTTCGCAATCCGTTTGCGTGGTATGCCGAGATGCGCCGCGACAGGCCGGTCTTTTACGACCCAGCGCACCAAAGCTGGATGGTGTTTCGCTACGCCGATGTTAAGCAAGTCTTTTCTGACTGGAAAACGTTTTCATCTAAAATCCCGCAGCCGCCCGAGCAAACCGATTTGACTGAAAGCCTAAATTTCACCGACCCACCGAAGCATAGAGCGCTGCGATCGCTCGTAGCCCAAGTTTTCACCGCCCGACGAGTAGAGTCCCTAGCTCCCCGGATCAAGCAAATTACTCATGAGTTGCTTGACGGGGTTCAGCATCAAGGTGAGATGGATTTTATGCACGATTTAGCGATTCCACTGCCGGTGATTGTGATTGCTGAAATTTTGGGCGTACCGGTAAGCGATCGCGGCGATTTCAAACGCTGGTCAGACGGCATTGTGGTCTACGACAAGGCCGCATTAACCGCCATGGCTGACTACTTTCGGCACCTGCTAGCCGAGCGCCGCAAGAATCCCAGTCAAGACCTGATTAGCGATTTAATTGCGGCCCACGAAGCAGGCGAGACCCTCTCAGCCCAAGAACTCGTGGATTTTTGCATCGTGCTGCTTGTGGGCGGCAACGAGACCACCACCAATCTCTTGGGAAACGCCATGCTCTGCTTTAACGATTATCCAGAGGCTTTCACACAGCTCAAACAAGATCCTCAACTGCTGCCGCTGGCAATCGAAGAGGTCTTGCGCTATCGATCGCCAGTACAGGCTATGGCACGGTTCACTCAGGTCGAAACTCAGCTCCAAGGGCAGACTATTCCAGCCGGGGAAATGGTCACCGTTTGGATGGGTGCGGCCAATCGCGACGAGGCTCGGTTTGAGCACGCCGACGCGTTTGTAGTCGATCGCGATCCCAATCCTCACTTGGCCTTTGGCAATGGCATTCATTTTTGTTTGGGTGCGCCGCTGGCTAGATTAGAGGCCAAAATTGTTTTAAGCGCTGTGCTAGAACGGCTGCCCAATCTTCGCATTGTGCCTAACAGAGAACTGGAGTTTATTCCCTCTGTCGAAGTCCATGGGGTTAAATCTTTGCCGGTGTTGTTCTAA